A genomic segment from Thermostichus lividus PCC 6715 encodes:
- the pyrH gene encoding UMP kinase — MSPNYRRVLLKLSGEALMGGLNYGIDPKVVQAFASEIAQVVQAGVQTAIVVGGGNVFRGMKGAAAGMDRATADYIGMIATVMNAMTLQDALEQMNVPTRVQTAIAMQEIAEPYIRRRAIRHLEKGRVVIFGAGSGNPFFTTDTTAALRAAEIDAEVIFKATKVDGVYDADPQENPNARRYRTLTYTHALTHNLAVMDSTAIALCKDNDIPIIVFSLETAGNIYRALTGEPIGTMVGGSCEIS, encoded by the coding sequence ATGAGTCCTAACTACCGCCGCGTCTTGCTCAAATTGAGCGGTGAAGCCCTCATGGGTGGCCTCAACTACGGTATTGACCCGAAAGTAGTTCAGGCCTTTGCCAGTGAAATTGCCCAAGTGGTTCAAGCAGGGGTACAAACAGCTATTGTTGTGGGCGGTGGCAACGTCTTTCGGGGGATGAAGGGGGCTGCCGCTGGCATGGATCGAGCAACGGCGGACTACATTGGCATGATTGCCACAGTGATGAATGCCATGACCCTGCAGGATGCCCTTGAACAAATGAATGTGCCCACCCGGGTACAGACGGCGATCGCGATGCAGGAGATTGCCGAACCCTACATTCGTCGCCGCGCTATCCGCCATCTGGAAAAAGGCCGCGTGGTGATCTTTGGCGCTGGCTCTGGGAATCCCTTTTTTACCACGGATACTACCGCTGCGCTGCGAGCCGCAGAAATTGATGCCGAAGTTATTTTCAAAGCAACCAAGGTGGATGGGGTCTATGATGCCGACCCTCAAGAAAACCCAAATGCCCGACGCTATCGAACGTTAACCTACACCCACGCCCTGACCCATAACTTGGCGGTCATGGACAGTACGGCGATCGCCCTGTGTAAAGATAATGATATCCCCATCATTGTGTTTAGCTTAGAAACGGCGGGCAATATCTACCGTGCGTTGACTGGGGAACCCATTGGTACGATGGTTGGAGGCTCCTGTGAAATTAGCTGA
- the frr gene encoding ribosome recycling factor, with product MKLADVEERMQKSVEATQHDFNSIRTGRANAALLDRVMVDYYGTETPLRSLATISTPDATTILIQPYDRSSLAAVEKAIQLSDLGLTPNNDGTSVRLNIPPLTTERRKELVKTAAKIAENGKVAIRNIRRDAIDQVKKQGKAGELSEDQVKDLQDKLQKLTDKYISKVDALLAEKEKDIMTV from the coding sequence GTGAAATTAGCTGATGTCGAAGAGCGGATGCAAAAATCCGTGGAAGCAACCCAGCACGACTTTAATAGTATCCGCACGGGTCGCGCCAATGCGGCCTTACTAGACCGGGTGATGGTGGATTACTACGGCACTGAAACGCCCCTGCGCTCCTTAGCTACTATTTCCACCCCCGATGCAACAACAATTCTCATTCAGCCCTACGATCGCTCCAGCCTTGCCGCTGTTGAAAAAGCGATTCAACTGTCGGATCTGGGTTTAACCCCCAACAATGACGGCACCAGTGTGCGCTTAAATATTCCCCCCCTCACTACCGAACGCCGCAAAGAATTAGTGAAAACAGCCGCCAAAATTGCTGAAAATGGTAAAGTTGCGATTCGCAATATCCGCCGCGATGCTATCGATCAGGTGAAAAAACAAGGGAAAGCAGGTGAGCTGTCTGAAGATCAAGTCAAGGATCTACAGGATAAGCTTCAGAAGTTAACCGATAAGTACATCAGCAAAGTAGATGCCCTGCTCGCAGAAAAAGAAAAAGATATTATGACAGTTTAG
- a CDS encoding acyl-CoA desaturase encodes MTTSAPSQPTRYPLNWLIVFFFTAVHALAMLAPWFFSWSALGVMLLLHWLFGSIGICLGYHRLLSHRSFQVPRWLEYAIALVGAMALQGGPIFWVAGHRLHHAHTEDVEQDPYSAKRGFWWSHMLWMIYPHPDYFNYDRYQKFAPDLVRQGFYRWLNRYFILLQLPLAIALYALGGWPFVIYGVFLRSVLLWHSTWLINSVTHMWGYRTFHINDNSRNLWWAAILTYGEGWHNNHHAYPHVAKAGWQWWEIDVTWWAIWILKTLGLARNVVMPTETALALAAQPVRRSP; translated from the coding sequence ATGACCACTAGTGCACCAAGTCAACCCACTCGCTATCCCCTCAACTGGCTGATTGTCTTCTTCTTCACCGCTGTCCATGCCTTAGCCATGCTGGCTCCTTGGTTTTTCTCTTGGTCGGCCTTGGGGGTGATGCTCCTGCTCCATTGGCTGTTTGGCAGCATTGGCATCTGCTTGGGCTACCATCGCCTGCTCAGCCACCGCAGCTTTCAGGTTCCCCGCTGGCTGGAATATGCGATCGCCCTAGTGGGGGCAATGGCTCTACAGGGCGGGCCGATCTTCTGGGTGGCCGGCCATCGACTACACCACGCCCATACGGAGGATGTGGAGCAGGATCCCTACTCCGCTAAGCGTGGCTTTTGGTGGAGCCACATGCTGTGGATGATCTATCCCCATCCCGACTACTTCAACTACGATCGCTACCAAAAATTTGCGCCTGACCTAGTTCGCCAAGGCTTCTACCGCTGGCTCAACCGCTACTTCATTCTGCTGCAACTGCCCCTCGCGATCGCCCTGTATGCCCTAGGCGGCTGGCCCTTCGTCATCTACGGTGTTTTCCTGCGGTCAGTGTTGCTGTGGCATAGCACTTGGTTGATCAACTCCGTCACCCATATGTGGGGGTATCGCACCTTTCACATCAACGATAATTCCCGTAACCTATGGTGGGCTGCGATTTTGACCTATGGCGAGGGCTGGCACAATAACCACCACGCCTATCCCCATGTGGCGAAGGCAGGCTGGCAGTGGTGGGAGATTGATGTCACGTGGTGGGCTATCTGGATATTGAAAACCCTAGGGCTAGCCCGGAACGTCGTAATGCCGACGGAGACGGCTCTCGCCCTCGCTGCGCAACCGGTGCGGCGATCGCCCTAA
- a CDS encoding class I SAM-dependent methyltransferase yields the protein MTGNSTDYTYSAAEFAQRGIQGSDRLAFDQVAARIQALGCCGQALDVGCGAGRSSRFLKSLGLEVTGLDVNEAMLTYARQQDPHGHYVQSNANHPFPFADGQFDVFLSTWMVLEIADYATLINVMAEICRVLKPNGVGWVVTTTPEFYSHRWLSCEVNFPENQPPLRSGQQVKARLLPENIVVTDTFWSEADYRQAFAQAGFTTCQLYTPLATGEDWLDETRVAPYAIYELSKGC from the coding sequence ATGACGGGCAACAGTACAGACTATACCTATAGTGCTGCGGAGTTTGCCCAGCGCGGCATTCAAGGCAGCGATCGCCTTGCCTTTGACCAAGTGGCCGCACGGATTCAAGCACTTGGTTGTTGTGGGCAGGCGCTTGATGTTGGCTGTGGAGCGGGGCGATCGAGCCGTTTTTTGAAGTCTTTGGGGCTAGAGGTCACTGGTCTGGATGTGAATGAGGCCATGCTTACCTACGCGCGGCAGCAGGATCCCCATGGCCACTATGTGCAGTCCAACGCCAATCACCCCTTTCCCTTTGCTGATGGTCAGTTTGATGTGTTTCTCTCAACATGGATGGTGTTGGAAATTGCTGACTATGCCACACTCATCAATGTTATGGCGGAAATTTGCCGTGTTCTTAAGCCCAATGGCGTAGGTTGGGTGGTGACCACGACCCCAGAGTTTTACAGTCATCGTTGGCTGAGTTGTGAGGTGAATTTTCCCGAAAACCAACCGCCGCTACGCTCAGGTCAGCAGGTCAAGGCACGGTTGTTACCCGAAAACATAGTTGTGACGGATACGTTCTGGAGCGAGGCAGACTATCGTCAGGCCTTTGCTCAGGCGGGCTTCACCACCTGTCAGCTCTACACGCCCCTCGCAACAGGGGAGGATTGGCTCGATGAAACTCGAGTGGCTCCCTACGCTATCTACGAACTCTCTAAGGGTTGCTGA
- a CDS encoding riboflavin synthase produces MFTGIIQAVGQVQWHSEHQLLITAAMAPFLKEMAIGDSIAVDGVCLTVETFDRSSFRVSVSPETLQRTTLGEKAQQGAAVNLEPALRVGDKLGGHFVTGHVDGVGSLRAIAPTGESWELTVAAPLAVATYIIPKGSIAINGISLTVAACNELGDEFTVAVIPHTYRETTLQFLQIGDAVNLEADLLGKYTHKLLGRSAAPATDSTIDIPFLQTHGYA; encoded by the coding sequence ATGTTTACAGGCATTATTCAAGCGGTTGGACAGGTGCAGTGGCACTCCGAGCACCAGTTGCTCATTACTGCGGCGATGGCACCGTTTCTCAAGGAGATGGCTATTGGCGATAGTATTGCTGTGGATGGGGTGTGCCTGACGGTGGAAACCTTTGATCGCAGCAGCTTTCGGGTGAGTGTCTCTCCAGAGACGCTCCAGCGCACGACCCTAGGGGAAAAAGCCCAGCAAGGTGCGGCGGTCAATTTGGAGCCAGCATTGCGGGTCGGGGATAAACTGGGTGGGCATTTTGTAACCGGTCACGTGGATGGGGTGGGCTCTCTGAGGGCGATCGCCCCCACTGGCGAGAGTTGGGAGCTGACCGTTGCCGCACCCCTAGCCGTTGCTACGTACATCATTCCCAAGGGCAGTATTGCCATCAACGGCATTAGCTTGACGGTGGCTGCCTGTAATGAACTGGGGGATGAATTTACGGTGGCGGTTATTCCCCATACCTATCGGGAAACAACCCTCCAGTTTCTTCAGATTGGGGATGCCGTGAACTTAGAAGCCGATCTCCTTGGGAAATATACCCATAAACTGTTGGGGCGCTCAGCGGCACCAGCAACCGACTCAACCATTGATATCCCCTTCCTCCAAACCCATGGCTATGCCTAA
- a CDS encoding FAD-dependent oxidoreductase, which produces MPLRALIPPRINNLLVTGKNIATSHIAAAAYRVHPYEWSVGAGTGTVAAYVLEQGLRPHQLTEPLPLYSPHLVQVQRRLQAAANPIAFPDNF; this is translated from the coding sequence GTGCCCTTGCGAGCATTGATTCCCCCCCGCATCAATAATTTACTGGTGACCGGCAAAAATATTGCCACCAGCCATATTGCGGCTGCGGCCTATCGGGTGCACCCCTACGAGTGGTCGGTGGGGGCTGGCACAGGCACGGTGGCCGCCTACGTTCTTGAGCAGGGTTTGCGCCCCCATCAGCTTACGGAACCGCTGCCCCTTTATAGCCCCCATCTGGTACAGGTGCAGCGGCGGTTACAGGCGGCGGCCAACCCCATTGCTTTTCCAGACAATTTTTAG
- a CDS encoding FAD-dependent oxidoreductase translates to MRTCYGWLMGCLVAIAPLSNQRALAAPQTVECDILVIGGGLAGVATAYEGLRYGKTVCLTEITDWLGGQLSAQGTSALDEQLRQRQQWWFPAGYSQLRRRIIAQNRPGDCWVSEVCFLPAVGATLVSDLLQEMAAQGRGTLKVFLNTVVQEITPADDPQQPGQLIRHVRGIQHRRAPQAPPLNTDPLSQTLADIYSDQDSPRLSKTILNFQPPTAGDWMVIEATETGEVLALADLPYRLGIDPVSVDNPSASSPVPYPYCPQAITYTFALEVMAEPQTYRRPASYDRFAPFYSYAHLRFGQEPVLVLTYRRIFSAQPAQGSRQVSVGDISMQNWERGNDYGPGTAMDNLLLTRSQLLASGQLQPRRWQGGWRIAGLAAAEELARNYFYWLATGTTDAVLGDNIKQPNPYLRYLQGYDSPMGTAHGLSKFPYIREGRRLVGRYQGGWPAGFSIDEIDISAKPYWQDPYYPQTLGAEQFQQLAIRMGGLQGLAVARGVLPLSQMQWRRRARLYPDSIGIGYYPIDFHPCMLQHPQKLQVILNARENVKGLVKPIRSKCPCEH, encoded by the coding sequence ATGCGGACTTGCTATGGGTGGTTAATGGGTTGCTTGGTGGCGATCGCCCCGCTGTCTAACCAGCGTGCCCTTGCCGCTCCCCAAACCGTTGAGTGCGACATTTTAGTGATTGGCGGTGGCTTAGCTGGCGTGGCCACTGCTTACGAAGGATTACGCTACGGCAAAACTGTTTGCCTTACCGAAATCACCGATTGGTTGGGGGGGCAACTGTCAGCCCAGGGCACCTCTGCCCTCGATGAACAACTGCGCCAGCGACAACAGTGGTGGTTTCCCGCTGGCTATAGCCAACTCCGTCGCCGCATCATTGCCCAAAACCGCCCGGGAGATTGCTGGGTCAGTGAGGTTTGCTTTCTGCCAGCAGTGGGGGCAACCCTTGTGAGTGACCTGCTGCAAGAAATGGCGGCTCAGGGGCGGGGCACCCTCAAGGTGTTTCTCAATACAGTGGTGCAGGAGATCACCCCCGCAGACGATCCACAGCAACCCGGGCAACTCATCCGCCATGTGCGCGGCATTCAACACCGACGTGCCCCCCAAGCCCCACCGCTAAATACCGACCCCCTCTCCCAAACTCTGGCAGACATTTACAGCGATCAAGACTCACCACGGTTGAGCAAAACCATTCTCAATTTTCAGCCCCCCACCGCGGGCGACTGGATGGTGATTGAAGCCACTGAAACAGGAGAGGTGCTGGCCTTGGCGGATCTCCCCTATCGCTTGGGGATTGATCCTGTGAGCGTGGACAACCCGTCCGCCTCTAGTCCTGTTCCCTATCCCTACTGCCCCCAAGCCATTACCTATACCTTTGCCCTTGAGGTCATGGCTGAGCCTCAAACCTATCGCCGTCCCGCCAGTTACGATCGCTTTGCCCCCTTTTACAGCTATGCCCATTTGCGTTTTGGCCAAGAGCCAGTATTGGTGCTCACCTATCGGCGCATTTTTAGTGCTCAGCCCGCTCAAGGCTCCCGACAAGTCAGTGTGGGGGATATTTCGATGCAAAACTGGGAGCGGGGCAATGACTACGGCCCAGGAACGGCGATGGATAATTTATTGTTGACGCGATCGCAACTGCTGGCCAGTGGTCAACTCCAACCCCGACGCTGGCAGGGAGGCTGGCGGATTGCTGGCTTAGCGGCAGCAGAAGAACTGGCACGGAATTACTTTTACTGGCTGGCCACTGGCACCACCGATGCAGTCTTAGGGGATAACATCAAGCAACCCAACCCCTATCTGCGCTATCTACAGGGGTATGATTCGCCGATGGGCACGGCTCATGGCCTGTCTAAATTCCCCTATATTCGCGAAGGGCGACGGTTGGTGGGTCGCTATCAGGGGGGCTGGCCAGCGGGGTTTAGTATTGATGAGATTGATATTTCTGCAAAGCCCTACTGGCAAGATCCTTACTATCCCCAGACTCTCGGTGCAGAGCAGTTCCAACAACTAGCGATTCGCATGGGTGGGTTGCAGGGACTGGCGGTTGCTCGCGGTGTGCTTCCCCTGAGTCAGATGCAATGGCGGCGTCGGGCGCGACTTTATCCCGACAGTATTGGCATTGGCTACTATCCCATTGATTTTCATCCCTGTATGCTGCAACACCCCCAGAAGCTGCAGGTAATATTGAACGCCCGCGAGAACGTCAAGGGGCTGGTCAAACCTATCCGTTCCAAGTGCCCTTGCGAGCATTGA